From Oncorhynchus masou masou isolate Uvic2021 chromosome 7, UVic_Omas_1.1, whole genome shotgun sequence, one genomic window encodes:
- the LOC135543322 gene encoding carboxy-terminal domain RNA polymerase II polypeptide A small phosphatase 1-like, with translation MDHQSSIITQVSRDEEGNREKGPPPSSSKKPRSRGLFHSLFCCLCHDQAEPPPVNNNAPLLVEENGTVSKVQVRPLLPQAKSKDAGKVCVVIDLDETLVHSSFKPVNNADFIIPVEIDGTVHQVYVLKRPHVDEFLKRMGELFECILFTASLAKYADPVSDLLDKWGAFRGRLFRESCVFHRGNYVKDLSRLGRDLNKVIIIDNSPASYVFHPDNAVPVASWFDDMADTELLDLIPFFEGLSKVEDVYTVLRQQRDSS, from the exons ATGGACCACCAGTCCTCAATAATCACGCAAGTTAGTCGAGAtgaagaggggaatagagagaagg GTCCCCCACCCTCGTCGTCTAAGAAGCCCAGGAGTCGAGGCCTGTTCCACAGCCTCTTCTGCTGCCTATGTCATGACCAGGCTGAGCCCCCGCCGGTCAACAACAATGCCCCGCTACTGGTGGAGGAGAACGGGACTGTCTCCAAG GTCCAAGTCAGACCGCTGCTTCCTCAGGCCAAGTCAAAAGACGCAGGGAAGGTCTGTGTTGTCATAGACCTGGATGAAACTCTGGTCCACAGCTCATTCAAG CCGGTGAACAATGCTGATTTTATCATTCCCGTAGAGATCGATGGAACTGTTCATCAG GTATATGTGTTGAAGCGACCTCACGTGGATGAGTTCCTTAAGAGGATGGGAGAGCTGTTTGAATGTATTCTGTTCACAGCTAGCCTGGCTAAG TATGCTGACCCAGTGTCAGACCTGCTGGATAAGTGGGGTGCGTTCCGCGGCCGTCTGTTCCGTGAGTCGTGTGTGTTCCACCGGGGGAACTATGTAAAGGACCTGAGTCGTCTGGGCAGGGACCTGAACAAGGTCATCATCATAGACAACTCCCCAGCCTCCTACGTCTTCCACCCAGACAACGCT GTGCCTGTGGCGTCGTGGTTCGATGACATGGCCGACACCGAGCTCCTGGATCTAATCCCCTTCTTCGAAGGGCTCAGTAAAGTGGAGGATGTCTACACGGTGCTCAGGCAACAGAGGGACTCCAGCTAG